From one Desulfurococcus sp. genomic stretch:
- a CDS encoding signal peptidase I: protein MKASTLLLYLTLILVILVFTASYHGLSPISLNVVAGYSMYPELKPGCIIVGVATWISGFTVNDIVVYSRSLGDQVVHRVISIEDSIVVTKGDLNPNPDPPVEASLVKYKVVSHVPLYIWLPAATAILVTIWGRPWRRSSLHFIPPLLLLAFYTGIAYTGSELPPQPIELKIPVVELQGTFISNDFSTITISYNLGGFSIKAVEYSVLSHDVYQWTCTAVVNGSRVHISVPREAYYAMMESRVNRLQVSLALDLDKGHLNGSYIVHVTWPPPRVYLAGNTLFIENPTPLPIEANITVASIREGLTEMLHVVVNATSTYTLALEPGTYVVVRYSYMGEVYVWSNRV, encoded by the coding sequence GTGAAGGCCTCCACGCTACTCCTCTACCTTACTTTAATACTCGTTATTCTCGTGTTCACTGCATCCTACCACGGGTTATCTCCTATCTCCCTGAATGTTGTTGCAGGGTACTCAATGTACCCTGAGTTAAAGCCTGGATGTATTATTGTGGGTGTTGCCACATGGATCTCAGGGTTCACGGTTAACGATATAGTAGTCTACAGTAGATCTCTCGGAGATCAAGTTGTTCACAGAGTTATCAGTATTGAAGACAGCATAGTTGTCACAAAGGGTGACTTGAATCCTAATCCCGACCCCCCTGTAGAAGCCTCCCTAGTAAAGTATAAAGTAGTATCCCACGTACCCCTCTATATCTGGCTGCCGGCGGCCACGGCTATCCTTGTCACCATATGGGGGCGCCCCTGGAGAAGATCCAGCCTGCACTTTATTCCCCCGCTACTCCTCCTAGCATTCTATACTGGTATCGCTTATACAGGGTCAGAGCTACCCCCACAACCCATTGAGCTGAAAATCCCTGTAGTCGAGCTCCAGGGAACTTTTATCTCCAACGACTTCTCCACGATCACCATCTCATATAATCTCGGAGGATTTAGCATCAAGGCTGTAGAGTACTCTGTTCTAAGCCATGACGTATATCAGTGGACGTGTACAGCTGTAGTGAATGGAAGCAGGGTTCACATAAGTGTACCTAGAGAAGCCTACTATGCAATGATGGAGAGTAGAGTTAACAGGCTTCAAGTCAGCTTAGCACTCGACCTTGATAAAGGTCATCTTAACGGGAGTTATATAGTGCATGTCACCTGGCCTCCCCCTCGAGTATACCTAGCCGGCAATACACTGTTTATCGAGAACCCCACGCCTCTACCCATTGAAGCTAATATAACAGTTGCATCGATCCGCGAGGGTTTAACTGAGATGCTACACGTAGTGGTGAATGCTACTTCAACGTACACTCTGGCCCTAGAGCCCGGCACATACGTTGTTGTCAGGTACTCCTATATGGGTGAGGTATATGTCTGGTCGAATAGAGTCTAG
- a CDS encoding ABC transporter ATP-binding protein, whose translation MREETIVAEGLVKRYATRERRGLLRSVKRVVEALRGVSFKVYRGEVVGLLGPNGAGKTTTVKILSTLLLPDEGDAWIHGSHVVRDAGRVREIIGVMLTVEKGFYGKLTGRENLEYFAALYGLPRSRARERIESLLKLLELDKLGASDRLFEEYSLGMKARLSLARALLRDPPVLLLDEPTLGLDPPSSRRIRELVRSLAHEEGKTILYTTHNMFEAEIVCDRILLINKGRIVAEGSPSELKSMIPRLKTIILTLRGDGGSVERIIEGLNPGRYEVNSSEGVYSVKLHVEKPEEVVDSLLRKVIAAGFEIISLRVEEPTLEDVFMYFAENAG comes from the coding sequence TTGAGAGAGGAGACTATTGTTGCTGAGGGTCTTGTTAAAAGGTATGCTACGAGGGAGAGGAGGGGTTTACTGAGGAGTGTGAAGCGGGTTGTTGAGGCTTTACGGGGTGTTAGCTTTAAAGTGTATAGGGGTGAGGTTGTCGGGCTCCTAGGGCCTAATGGTGCTGGTAAGACTACTACTGTTAAGATACTCTCTACTCTACTCCTGCCTGATGAAGGAGATGCATGGATCCATGGTAGCCATGTTGTCAGGGATGCTGGTAGAGTGAGGGAAATAATAGGGGTTATGCTAACTGTGGAGAAGGGGTTCTACGGTAAGCTCACGGGTAGAGAGAACCTCGAGTATTTCGCGGCACTCTACGGTTTACCTAGGAGTAGGGCACGGGAGAGGATTGAGAGTCTTCTCAAGCTCTTAGAGCTGGATAAGCTGGGTGCGAGTGACAGGCTTTTCGAGGAGTATAGTCTAGGGATGAAGGCTCGTTTATCCCTGGCGAGAGCACTATTAAGGGATCCCCCTGTCCTCCTCCTAGATGAGCCGACGCTAGGCTTGGATCCACCGAGCAGTAGGAGGATACGTGAGCTAGTCCGTAGTCTAGCACACGAGGAGGGGAAGACTATACTCTACACTACGCACAACATGTTTGAAGCTGAGATTGTATGCGATAGAATACTCTTAATCAATAAGGGAAGGATTGTAGCAGAGGGTTCTCCAAGCGAGCTTAAATCCATGATCCCGCGGCTGAAGACTATTATCCTCACGCTCCGCGGTGATGGCGGCAGCGTCGAGAGAATTATTGAAGGCTTGAATCCAGGTAGATACGAGGTTAACAGTAGTGAGGGAGTCTACAGTGTTAAACTCCACGTTGAGAAGCCTGAGGAGGTAGTAGACTCTCTTCTCAGAAAGGTTATTGCAGCTGGATTCGAGATTATATCCCTTAGGGTTGAAGAGCCGACACTTGAGGATGTCTTCATGTACTTCGCGGAGAACGCTGGGTAG
- a CDS encoding ABC transporter permease, which yields MASSLFLNAVYAEFKMVFSELSRRKITLVMIIGYPYMLLVFILLLGYGFGGSRVFTERFGIPPEVFFTVSGYLLIAVMSVNDDLLWRPLFDEWMGTLPYIIASPMPRLYRFLAIPLPRLLAGVASGAATVAPVMLYFYGVSGLLEAASVILLGIVAAVTLTPLIMVLMGLLYSHGRDQWRFINILRPLLFILLGVYYPRFMMPLGGYVASALIPSSHVVEVIQRILLGEAELYYSFILLAAATALFFIYTPIGVHSISLWEKSKLREGVSLS from the coding sequence ATGGCATCCAGCTTGTTCTTGAATGCAGTTTACGCTGAATTCAAGATGGTTTTCTCAGAGCTCTCGAGGAGGAAGATAACGCTAGTCATGATTATCGGGTACCCCTACATGCTCCTTGTCTTCATCCTGCTACTAGGCTACGGGTTCGGGGGTAGCCGGGTTTTCACTGAGAGGTTTGGTATCCCGCCGGAGGTATTCTTCACTGTCTCAGGTTATCTTTTAATCGCAGTTATGAGCGTGAACGATGATTTACTCTGGAGGCCTTTATTCGATGAGTGGATGGGGACACTCCCCTACATTATTGCATCCCCTATGCCAAGACTCTACAGGTTTCTCGCAATACCTCTCCCCAGGCTACTCGCCGGCGTAGCCTCGGGTGCAGCGACAGTTGCACCTGTAATGCTCTACTTCTACGGTGTTAGCGGGCTGCTGGAGGCTGCCTCAGTAATACTACTCGGCATAGTGGCAGCTGTCACTCTCACCCCATTAATAATGGTTTTAATGGGCTTACTGTACAGCCATGGGAGGGATCAGTGGAGGTTTATCAATATACTTAGACCCCTCCTCTTCATACTCCTCGGAGTCTACTACCCGCGCTTCATGATGCCTCTCGGAGGCTATGTAGCGTCAGCTCTAATACCGTCAAGCCATGTAGTCGAGGTGATACAGAGGATACTGCTCGGGGAGGCTGAGCTCTACTACTCTTTTATTCTTCTAGCTGCCGCGACAGCATTATTCTTCATTTACACGCCTATAGGCGTGCACTCCATCAGTCTCTGGGAGAAATCTAAGCTTAGAGAAGGAGTTTCTCTTTCATGA
- a CDS encoding ABC transporter permease, which yields MNGETGLMDSIRAVLKAYFTSELVRSSGFIYGMLSMSLWIVLFVAPIELFASPGVDRSVIAGYMFTAVLVFSSYSTATWDLAWEIRWSMRSGVLEYYIVSGRSPLILIAGVAPVSLIWLAASLTLVYSVFTLLLAPPAFIVENPLLLLYSFILLGVVLLAHTLVLAGSTLSTGTSGPVMELISWILPIATGGLTPLSNLPEQVAVVALLTPYAYPAELVRRSLLNAPLKLPLNETLMYGTVYSLLYLAAAYWFFMREYRRILREGVKTIGMY from the coding sequence TTGAACGGTGAAACTGGATTGATGGACTCTATTAGAGCAGTGCTTAAAGCCTACTTTACATCTGAGCTTGTGAGGTCCAGTGGCTTCATCTATGGAATGCTCTCTATGTCCCTGTGGATCGTCCTGTTTGTTGCGCCTATAGAGCTCTTCGCTTCGCCGGGTGTTGATAGAAGCGTTATTGCAGGCTACATGTTTACAGCTGTCCTTGTCTTCTCATCGTATAGCACGGCTACATGGGATCTAGCCTGGGAGATAAGGTGGTCTATGAGGAGTGGTGTACTCGAATACTACATTGTCAGCGGGCGGAGCCCGTTAATCCTGATTGCTGGTGTCGCCCCGGTGAGCTTGATATGGCTTGCAGCAAGCCTTACACTAGTATACAGTGTATTCACGCTGCTACTAGCGCCTCCAGCATTTATAGTGGAGAACCCGCTGCTATTATTATACAGCTTTATTCTGCTAGGCGTAGTACTGCTAGCCCACACACTAGTTCTCGCCGGCTCCACGCTGAGCACTGGGACAAGCGGGCCTGTAATGGAGCTTATAAGCTGGATACTCCCGATAGCTACAGGTGGTTTAACACCACTCTCAAACCTCCCCGAGCAGGTTGCAGTAGTAGCCTTGCTAACACCCTACGCCTATCCAGCCGAGCTTGTTAGGAGGAGCTTATTAAATGCCCCGCTCAAGCTGCCGTTAAACGAGACACTCATGTATGGAACAGTATACAGCCTCCTATACTTAGCTGCAGCCTACTGGTTCTTCATGAGAGAGTACAGGAGGATACTTAGAGAAGGCGTTAAAACCATTGGAATGTACTAG
- a CDS encoding DUF488 family protein translates to MSEPRGGRVVYTIGHSNRSLEEFHRLLSKYRVEVVVDVRRFPKSKKYPYFNRESLEESLRRLGVDYMWLGDLLGGYREGGYESYVKTAGYREGITRLIEVAGSGRIIAVMCSEKLWFKCHRRFIADTLVEEGFKVLHIIDEDRVQEHKLKATR, encoded by the coding sequence GTGAGCGAGCCTAGAGGTGGACGCGTAGTCTACACGATAGGCCATAGTAATAGAAGCCTCGAGGAGTTCCATAGACTGCTATCAAAGTACAGAGTGGAGGTGGTAGTTGATGTGCGACGGTTCCCTAAGTCTAAGAAGTACCCTTACTTCAACCGTGAGAGCCTTGAGGAATCCCTGAGGAGGCTGGGCGTAGATTACATGTGGCTAGGAGACCTCCTCGGAGGCTACAGGGAGGGCGGGTACGAGAGCTATGTGAAGACTGCAGGCTACAGGGAAGGGATTACGAGACTCATAGAGGTAGCAGGGTCAGGTAGAATCATAGCTGTAATGTGCAGTGAGAAACTATGGTTTAAATGCCATAGGAGGTTTATAGCGGATACACTTGTAGAGGAGGGCTTCAAAGTCCTACACATCATAGACGAAGACAGGGTACAGGAGCATAAGCTTAAAGCTACACGGTGA
- a CDS encoding PTS system mannose/fructose/sorbose family transporter subunit IID, with translation MNPSLREGYWQQPLLIVLTLLVAIALSPISAATTGSEATLITPGQLIAIVVLVVIAVFEFLGYRPIGIGEPLTIGTLTGIIVGLPLPTALALSALLELVYLGVYPIGGAAAPDALVATVIAVLFAKILGYTTIAAEQLSSLVALAVPIGILSMYVEVVLARAGCTIYAHLADAVIERGNVDRLYPIVAAGTFQWAISKAIPILVVGALGLSPSAVEAIRAFVNNPDVARVMGALGVAGAMMPAVGLAYLMKLMFNKMMIPWFLLGYILAAYFNMPILGIALMLVALLFAIKADEVKSLLESLAATGGEAETVKKRMLSRKDLVALWLKIAFTSQWAWNYERMQGQAYAAIIKSIEKKLRKSKEELINWMKVHNEFFNTNPAMIPFIMGLNVSLEEEGADADTIRSLKTMLMGPLAGLGDGLFWFTWRPIVYGLGASLALAGSLLGPLLATVLWAVPIILVTWWFLVVGYRYGERAISLIQGGQLEVVRELGTILAMGIIGALGVMYINIHTPVTIAVGGGQAFVLQDALDKILPRLIPLLTLLGTYWLYMKGLTPGKILIIVFLTGFILGLAGLLAV, from the coding sequence GTGAATCCTAGCCTTAGAGAAGGGTACTGGCAGCAACCTTTATTGATAGTACTCACACTTCTGGTTGCAATAGCGTTATCTCCTATCTCTGCTGCTACTACAGGAAGTGAGGCAACTCTTATAACACCGGGCCAATTAATCGCAATAGTAGTACTCGTGGTAATAGCGGTCTTCGAATTCCTGGGTTATAGACCTATAGGAATAGGTGAGCCCCTTACAATTGGAACACTAACTGGTATAATCGTGGGACTTCCCCTTCCTACAGCCCTTGCGTTGTCAGCACTACTTGAACTAGTATATTTAGGGGTTTACCCGATAGGTGGTGCTGCTGCACCAGACGCTCTTGTTGCTACGGTTATCGCGGTACTCTTTGCGAAGATCTTAGGGTATACAACTATAGCGGCTGAGCAATTATCCTCGCTCGTAGCTCTCGCAGTACCTATAGGTATTCTTTCAATGTACGTCGAGGTGGTTCTTGCTAGAGCTGGGTGCACAATATATGCTCACTTGGCTGATGCCGTAATAGAACGAGGTAACGTTGATAGACTGTACCCCATAGTAGCTGCTGGTACATTCCAGTGGGCTATATCAAAGGCGATACCGATCCTAGTGGTAGGAGCGCTTGGACTTTCACCTTCAGCTGTAGAAGCGATCAGGGCTTTCGTCAATAATCCAGATGTTGCTAGAGTCATGGGGGCGCTAGGCGTTGCCGGAGCAATGATGCCTGCAGTAGGTCTAGCATACCTGATGAAGCTCATGTTTAATAAAATGATGATACCCTGGTTCCTTCTAGGTTATATTCTAGCAGCCTACTTTAACATGCCTATTCTTGGTATAGCTTTAATGCTTGTAGCATTATTATTTGCTATTAAGGCTGATGAAGTAAAATCACTACTGGAATCTCTAGCAGCTACTGGTGGTGAAGCTGAGACAGTAAAGAAAAGAATGCTTTCAAGGAAAGACTTAGTAGCATTGTGGCTTAAGATAGCATTTACTAGCCAGTGGGCATGGAACTATGAACGTATGCAGGGGCAAGCCTATGCAGCCATCATCAAGAGCATTGAGAAGAAACTGAGGAAATCAAAGGAGGAGTTAATCAACTGGATGAAAGTGCACAACGAATTCTTCAATACTAATCCAGCGATGATTCCATTCATCATGGGACTTAACGTCTCTCTAGAAGAGGAAGGGGCTGACGCAGACACTATTAGGTCACTTAAAACAATGCTTATGGGCCCGCTTGCAGGGTTAGGTGATGGATTATTCTGGTTCACATGGAGGCCTATAGTCTACGGCTTGGGTGCGTCACTAGCCTTAGCTGGAAGCTTACTAGGTCCACTCCTTGCAACAGTTTTATGGGCTGTGCCAATCATACTGGTAACATGGTGGTTCCTGGTAGTCGGTTATAGGTATGGTGAAAGAGCCATCTCCTTAATACAAGGTGGGCAGCTAGAAGTTGTAAGAGAACTCGGAACAATACTAGCAATGGGTATCATAGGAGCACTCGGAGTAATGTATATTAACATTCATACGCCAGTGACAATAGCAGTTGGAGGAGGACAGGCCTTTGTATTACAGGATGCTCTCGACAAAATTCTCCCAAGACTTATTCCACTTCTAACCTTACTAGGAACTTACTGGTTGTATATGAAGGGTCTTACCCCAGGTAAAATCCTTATAATAGTGTTCCTTACAGGATTCATACTAGGCCTTGCAGGACTTCTAGCAGTCTAA
- a CDS encoding PTS sugar transporter subunit IIB, protein MPVKLIRIDDRYIHGQVTVGWVNAYNISEIWVVDDALATNELLKKIQVAMAPPGKKVEVLTLNEAVERLKNKYYSKSSNIMIIFATPEACRRVLEKAPIEDINWINVGQSGWKKGKTLVTKNFAVDEKDVEEFVKLASMGYKLIYQMLPDHKPEDFYSILKKKGLIKS, encoded by the coding sequence ATGCCCGTGAAATTAATTAGAATAGATGACCGCTATATTCACGGGCAGGTAACAGTTGGCTGGGTAAACGCATATAACATAAGTGAGATATGGGTAGTTGACGACGCACTAGCCACTAATGAGCTCTTGAAGAAAATCCAGGTAGCAATGGCACCACCCGGCAAGAAGGTTGAAGTACTTACACTTAATGAAGCAGTTGAAAGGCTCAAGAATAAATATTACAGTAAATCCAGCAATATAATGATAATATTTGCGACTCCAGAAGCTTGTAGAAGGGTACTAGAGAAAGCCCCGATAGAAGATATTAACTGGATAAATGTAGGACAGTCTGGCTGGAAGAAGGGGAAAACACTCGTAACTAAGAATTTTGCAGTTGACGAGAAAGATGTTGAGGAATTCGTGAAGCTCGCTAGTATGGGATATAAGCTTATCTATCAAATGTTACCCGATCATAAGCCAGAGGACTTCTACAGTATTCTAAAGAAGAAAGGGTTAATTAAGAGTTAA
- a CDS encoding neutral/alkaline non-lysosomal ceramidase N-terminal domain-containing protein: MKIWVLKVDITPSEAIPLAGYAYRKGSASGVYDRIYSRILLIDHVAVVSLELLNVDEELWRIIADILSENLGLSERDVIVTATHTHSAPIASRELLLDLWGAEEYTGVVERYREFIVDSIKKATKEHDIIESTLHAGRAVVEDISSNRVDPSGPIDREAVFLLDSKSNFIAVNFACHPTVLPPSNNMVSGDLAGAIMRLFEKTFRVSIYLNGAAGNISTRFTRRSRDYSEVTRLAELFYSQVARGIRNVEAIDGDVELKWEKMSVKTRRIPSISELDVLEERLLSELKSSPLSEKSKSIENSLLRIKILRSLSRYLERRESITLHLAKLTIGEEFAAIFTPAEMFIEYQIESKKASPYKYTMFVGYANGYVGYIPFRPLSEEVYEATVSLLDPSEYTRIHETINKLLAR, translated from the coding sequence GTGAAGATCTGGGTATTAAAAGTTGATATAACTCCTAGTGAAGCCATCCCGTTGGCAGGGTATGCTTATAGAAAGGGAAGTGCTAGTGGAGTCTATGATAGAATTTATAGTAGAATTCTACTTATAGACCATGTAGCTGTAGTATCCTTGGAATTACTCAACGTGGATGAAGAACTATGGAGGATAATAGCAGATATACTCAGCGAGAACCTAGGCCTCTCAGAAAGAGATGTTATTGTTACAGCAACTCACACACACTCTGCTCCTATTGCATCGAGAGAACTATTGCTAGATTTATGGGGAGCCGAGGAGTACACTGGAGTGGTTGAAAGATATAGAGAATTTATAGTTGACTCCATTAAGAAAGCTACCAAGGAACATGACATCATCGAATCCACCTTACATGCTGGTAGAGCTGTCGTGGAGGACATTTCATCAAATAGAGTGGATCCTAGCGGACCTATAGATAGAGAAGCCGTATTCCTACTAGATTCGAAGAGTAACTTTATAGCTGTAAATTTTGCATGTCATCCTACAGTTCTCCCCCCATCAAACAACATGGTTTCCGGAGATTTAGCAGGCGCTATAATGAGGCTTTTCGAGAAAACATTCAGGGTAAGTATTTATCTTAACGGGGCAGCAGGCAATATCAGCACAAGGTTTACAAGGAGATCCCGGGATTACAGTGAAGTAACGAGATTAGCAGAGTTATTCTATTCTCAGGTTGCTAGAGGTATAAGGAATGTAGAAGCCATAGATGGTGATGTAGAATTAAAATGGGAGAAAATGAGTGTTAAAACCAGGAGGATCCCGAGCATCAGCGAATTAGACGTTTTAGAAGAACGCTTGCTTTCAGAACTTAAATCATCCCCACTCTCCGAGAAAAGTAAGAGCATAGAGAACAGCCTTTTGAGAATAAAGATCTTAAGAAGCTTATCGAGATACCTTGAGCGAAGGGAGAGCATAACTTTACATCTAGCGAAGTTAACTATAGGAGAAGAGTTCGCAGCAATATTCACTCCAGCTGAAATGTTTATTGAATACCAGATCGAGAGTAAGAAGGCCTCACCATATAAGTACACAATGTTTGTAGGCTACGCAAACGGATATGTTGGGTACATACCATTCAGACCCTTAAGCGAGGAAGTCTATGAAGCAACAGTATCACTACTCGACCCATCTGAATACACTAGGATCCATGAAACAATAAACAAATTACTAGCTCGATAG
- a CDS encoding 50S ribosomal protein L3 → MGHRKLHAPRHGSLGVRPRKRARELTPRVKRWPSKSWFEILVEKLGGEATSRGISVKPVLLGFPVYKAGMTHAVIIEDRPNTPLTGKEVFTPVTVLDAPPVVILGVRAYYVDEQGYLKSKGEVWRDPVDAVVKVYEELYSRNPLIGLSAVEAARKYLHGLGRLNHGLVKPDPSGRYGYKFTAESSESEIKEVLSGDIAAVSVIASTIPVLSGIGKKKPEIVEVRVGGGSIDERVKYAESILGGYVKVSDVFMEGQLLDVIGVTKGKGFQGVIKRFGVKELPRWHKHRKGSRKIGARSPGFGTMSETPQAGQTGFHRRTEYNKRVLKIGLNGLEVTVKGGFLHYGLVYGPYVLLKGSVIGPAKRMLVLRHPIRPDLKWLPLSAPRIVYLSLESKQGV, encoded by the coding sequence ATGGGTCATAGGAAGCTGCACGCGCCTAGGCACGGTAGCCTTGGAGTGAGGCCTAGAAAGAGAGCAAGAGAGCTGACGCCGAGAGTTAAGAGGTGGCCGAGTAAATCGTGGTTTGAGATACTAGTGGAGAAACTTGGTGGTGAAGCTACCTCACGCGGGATTTCAGTGAAACCGGTGCTCCTAGGGTTCCCTGTATATAAGGCTGGGATGACTCACGCAGTGATCATTGAGGATAGACCTAACACCCCGCTGACTGGTAAAGAGGTTTTTACACCTGTGACAGTTCTCGATGCACCCCCAGTTGTAATTCTAGGTGTGAGAGCATACTATGTTGACGAGCAGGGGTACTTGAAGAGTAAGGGGGAGGTCTGGAGGGATCCTGTTGACGCAGTAGTAAAAGTCTACGAGGAGCTCTACTCTAGAAACCCGCTTATAGGTTTAAGTGCTGTGGAGGCTGCGAGAAAATACCTGCACGGGCTGGGGAGACTCAACCACGGGCTTGTTAAGCCGGATCCCTCCGGTAGATACGGGTATAAGTTTACTGCTGAGAGTAGTGAGAGCGAGATTAAAGAAGTTCTCAGCGGTGACATAGCAGCTGTCAGTGTTATAGCCTCCACTATACCAGTTCTCTCCGGGATAGGTAAGAAGAAGCCTGAGATAGTTGAAGTGAGAGTAGGCGGGGGTAGTATTGACGAGAGAGTCAAGTACGCTGAATCCATTCTAGGAGGCTACGTGAAAGTCTCAGATGTCTTCATGGAGGGACAGCTACTTGATGTAATCGGGGTCACCAAGGGTAAAGGGTTCCAGGGTGTTATAAAGAGGTTTGGAGTAAAGGAGCTGCCTAGATGGCATAAGCATAGGAAGGGTAGTAGGAAGATTGGTGCGAGGAGCCCTGGCTTCGGTACTATGAGTGAGACTCCTCAAGCCGGGCAGACAGGATTCCATAGGAGAACAGAGTACAATAAGAGAGTCTTGAAGATAGGGTTGAATGGGCTTGAGGTGACAGTTAAAGGCGGCTTCCTCCACTATGGGCTGGTGTACGGGCCCTACGTGCTCTTAAAGGGCTCTGTTATAGGTCCAGCTAAGAGAATGCTCGTGCTCCGCCACCCTATAAGACCAGATTTAAAGTGGCTTCCTCTCTCAGCACCTAGAATAGTCTATTTAAGCCTTGAGAGCAAGCAGGGAGTGTAG
- the rpl4p gene encoding 50S ribosomal protein L4: MVYEIVVVPAIGGSLKVPVYNADGSVVGEVELPEVFKIPVRKDLVRRAFHSAFTAMLQPKGRDPMAGKRTTAKYWGVGYGLARVPRLPNGTARFVVSTRKGHAAFPPRTDERIHEEINKKEKAAAIASALAATSRVEMVRGRGHVFSVEKLPVVVSDEVETAVSRAAQAREYLAKIGLWSDVERAASGTGIRAGRGKMRGRRYVEPRSILFVLSSYNAPLARAVRNMPGVDVATPGNLGIIHLAPGGVPGRLTVISTRALSEVASRFKVVFL; encoded by the coding sequence ATGGTTTACGAGATAGTAGTTGTACCAGCTATAGGGGGAAGCCTCAAGGTACCCGTCTACAATGCTGATGGTAGCGTGGTAGGCGAGGTAGAGCTGCCAGAAGTATTCAAGATACCTGTACGCAAGGATCTCGTGAGAAGAGCATTTCACTCAGCTTTCACAGCAATGCTTCAGCCTAAAGGAAGAGACCCGATGGCTGGTAAGAGAACAACAGCAAAGTACTGGGGTGTAGGGTACGGGCTTGCAAGAGTCCCTAGGCTACCTAACGGTACAGCTAGATTCGTAGTAAGCACTCGTAAAGGGCATGCAGCATTCCCTCCTAGAACAGATGAAAGAATACACGAGGAGATCAATAAGAAGGAGAAGGCTGCCGCGATAGCTTCAGCTCTAGCAGCTACATCAAGAGTTGAAATGGTAAGAGGGAGAGGACATGTCTTCAGTGTTGAGAAGCTACCTGTAGTAGTCTCCGATGAAGTTGAGACAGCAGTATCCAGGGCAGCGCAGGCTAGAGAGTACCTCGCGAAAATCGGCTTGTGGAGTGACGTGGAGAGAGCTGCAAGCGGCACAGGTATTAGAGCAGGTAGAGGGAAAATGAGGGGTCGACGGTACGTGGAACCACGCAGCATTCTCTTCGTACTCTCAAGCTACAATGCTCCGCTTGCTAGAGCTGTTAGAAACATGCCTGGTGTCGACGTGGCGACCCCAGGAAACCTAGGGATTATTCATCTAGCCCCGGGCGGCGTGCCTGGGAGGCTTACAGTTATATCTACAAGGGCTCTCAGCGAGGTAGCCTCGAGATTCAAGGTGGTGTTTCTATGA
- a CDS encoding 50S ribosomal protein L23 — MSSMDRLYKVIVRPVQSEKALVLIDKENTLTFIVDLKATKTEIKKAVEELFNVKVAEVRTLITPRGEKKAYVKLTAEYKAGEIASQLGLI, encoded by the coding sequence ATGAGCAGCATGGATAGACTCTACAAGGTAATAGTAAGACCTGTTCAAAGCGAGAAAGCCCTAGTCCTAATAGATAAGGAGAACACGCTGACATTCATAGTAGACTTGAAGGCTACTAAGACTGAGATAAAGAAGGCTGTAGAAGAATTATTCAATGTTAAAGTAGCTGAAGTTAGAACTCTAATAACACCTAGAGGAGAGAAGAAAGCCTACGTTAAGCTTACAGCAGAGTATAAGGCGGGTGAAATAGCCTCCCAGCTAGGCTTAATCTAG
- a CDS encoding 50S ribosomal protein L2: MGKRIIPQRRGKGSPVYRTPDHLHIAPARYPPLDPGRTYKGIIENLVHDPGRWVPLAEVKLETGQVFYMPAVEGMYVGQVIEIGPEAKPVNGNILPVGLIPEGMQVANVEKNPGDGGRYARSSGTYALVVGRSGDKTQIQLPSGKIVEVSSNARATIGVVSGGGRLEKPLLKAGAAFYKWKAKSRVWPKVRGVAMNPVDHPHGGGSHQHVGRPTTVARNTPPGRKVGHIAARKTGRGR, translated from the coding sequence ATGGGTAAGAGAATAATACCTCAGAGGAGGGGTAAGGGGTCACCAGTCTACAGGACACCAGACCACCTGCATATAGCTCCAGCTAGATACCCTCCCCTAGACCCGGGTAGAACCTACAAGGGTATTATAGAAAACCTAGTACACGACCCTGGGAGATGGGTGCCGCTAGCAGAGGTGAAACTTGAGACAGGCCAGGTATTCTACATGCCAGCAGTTGAAGGAATGTATGTAGGCCAGGTGATAGAGATAGGTCCTGAAGCCAAGCCAGTAAACGGTAACATCCTCCCAGTTGGATTAATACCTGAGGGAATGCAGGTAGCCAATGTAGAGAAGAATCCAGGCGATGGAGGGAGATACGCTAGATCCAGCGGGACGTACGCTCTAGTAGTCGGGAGAAGCGGTGATAAAACCCAGATACAGCTACCCAGCGGTAAGATAGTAGAAGTTTCAAGCAATGCTAGAGCAACCATAGGAGTAGTCAGCGGTGGAGGCAGGCTCGAGAAACCCCTACTCAAAGCAGGCGCAGCATTCTACAAGTGGAAGGCTAAGAGCCGTGTATGGCCTAAGGTGAGAGGTGTAGCAATGAACCCAGTTGACCACCCGCATGGAGGCGGCAGCCACCAGCATGTAGGCAGGCCTACAACAGTCGCGAGGAATACACCGCCTGGAAG